One stretch of Oscillospiraceae bacterium DNA includes these proteins:
- a CDS encoding transglutaminase-like domain-containing protein, producing MDCSNLSEGFIIVKYGGSGTGGRLKTQVIKSGGATYNFDIAPNKNEILPLTQGSGNYTINVVEGIGGTNYAVMFSCTINVTLRDDLLPFLYSNQFVDFASAPDTRAKAEELAKGLSTDVEVTSAIFDYVTRTLTYDYELAATVKSGYIPVLDNVLAAKTGICFDYASLMSGMLRYNRIPCKLIIGYAGDVYHAWIDVWLDGEGWIGGLIYYDGNGWEMMDPTFVSAYLDNPKLNSLYSKGVNYTQKYQY from the coding sequence GTGGACTGCAGCAACCTGTCCGAGGGGTTTATCATCGTCAAATACGGCGGCAGCGGTACGGGCGGACGTTTGAAAACCCAGGTGATCAAGAGCGGCGGTGCTACATACAACTTCGATATTGCCCCCAATAAAAATGAAATTTTACCTTTGACACAGGGCAGCGGAAATTATACAATCAATGTGGTAGAGGGGATCGGCGGAACAAATTACGCGGTGATGTTTTCCTGTACAATCAATGTCACTTTGAGGGACGATTTGCTGCCGTTTTTATATTCCAACCAATTTGTCGATTTTGCCTCGGCACCCGATACCCGCGCGAAGGCCGAAGAACTTGCAAAAGGCCTGTCCACCGACGTCGAAGTGACTTCGGCAATATTCGACTATGTCACACGGACGCTGACTTATGATTATGAGCTGGCCGCAACGGTTAAAAGCGGTTACATTCCGGTGTTGGATAACGTTTTAGCCGCAAAGACAGGGATTTGTTTTGACTATGCGTCCTTGATGTCCGGCATGCTGCGCTACAACCGCATTCCCTGTAAATTAATTATCGGTTATGCGGGCGACGTTTATCACGCTTGGATCGATGTGTGGCTGGACGGTGAGGGCTGGATCGGCGGGTTGATTTATTACGACGGAAACGGCTGGGAGATGATGGACCCCACTTTCGTATCGGCCTATCTCGATAATCCTAAATTGAATTCGCTTTACAGCAAAGGCGTCAATTATACACAAAAATATCAGTATTAG
- a CDS encoding uroporphyrinogen decarboxylase family protein, with amino-acid sequence MTARERLQCIFNGKKPDDRLPVIEWAGWWDKTVENWESQGMPKDLGRIGMYDYFGMDRNHQIWLQHSTSDLPKPAYHGAPRITNIQEYREARKNGWILPDAIEPIKEQLEQLAECQKDGQITWFTFDGFFWWPRVLLGIEPHLYSFYDEPEMYHEICEDLLDWHLRMLEKITAIFEPDFMTFAEDMSYNNGPMLSEDIFNEFMKPYYQRIIPELKKHHIKAIVDSDGDISKMVPWLIGSGIEGILPLERQAGVDIVELTKKFPDFVWIGGFDKMTMFNVKEDPNYNPEKSMRAEFERLLPAMKYGRYVAAVDHQTPPSVKMTDYRIYVQLAKEYAEKAVK; translated from the coding sequence ATGACGGCAAGAGAACGGCTTCAATGTATTTTCAACGGTAAAAAACCCGATGACAGACTGCCTGTGATTGAGTGGGCCGGATGGTGGGATAAGACCGTCGAGAACTGGGAGAGTCAGGGGATGCCGAAAGACCTCGGCAGGATCGGGATGTACGATTATTTCGGCATGGATCGGAATCATCAGATTTGGCTGCAGCACAGCACGTCCGATCTGCCCAAACCGGCTTATCACGGCGCACCACGTATCACCAATATTCAAGAGTACCGCGAGGCCCGTAAAAACGGCTGGATTCTGCCGGATGCCATCGAGCCGATCAAAGAGCAGCTCGAACAATTGGCTGAATGTCAAAAGGACGGACAGATCACCTGGTTCACATTTGACGGCTTTTTTTGGTGGCCGCGCGTGCTGCTCGGGATTGAACCGCACCTGTATTCCTTTTATGATGAACCCGAGATGTACCATGAGATCTGCGAGGATCTGCTCGACTGGCATCTGCGCATGCTTGAAAAAATAACGGCGATCTTTGAACCCGATTTTATGACTTTTGCCGAGGATATGTCCTACAACAACGGCCCGATGCTGTCGGAGGACATTTTTAACGAATTTATGAAACCCTACTATCAGCGGATCATTCCCGAACTGAAAAAGCACCACATCAAAGCCATTGTCGATTCGGACGGAGATATCTCCAAGATGGTGCCGTGGCTGATCGGTTCCGGGATAGAGGGCATTTTGCCGCTGGAACGCCAAGCCGGTGTGGACATTGTCGAACTCACCAAAAAGTTCCCCGATTTTGTTTGGATCGGCGGATTTGATAAGATGACGATGTTCAATGTCAAAGAAGACCCCAATTATAACCCTGAAAAGAGCATGAGAGCCGAATTCGAGCGCCTGCTTCCGGCGATGAAATACGGACGGTACGTCGCGGCAGTAGACCATCAGACGCCGCCTAGCGTTAAAATGACTGACTATCGGATCTATGTTCAACTCGCCAAGGAATATGCCGAAAAAGCTGTGAAATAA
- a CDS encoding type II secretion system F family protein gives METKIKKLTDEELGAFSRELAMIMQAGILPSDAIAAMKTDCTDNREMEILEKLYTKLEAGSPLWEAAEGAGVFPAYMLSMLKLGETSGKLQQVCTRLAEHYERLAEISSSVRRAVTYPLILLLLMVIVVMVLTVSVLPVFAGVYNDLGIEVSATTMALLHFGEASKWVAFGIAILTAFVGFAMLIMTAQEKGRERVREIGSAIFGGKKLAREMALSDFCSAAAMLLAGGATYSEAIKGGMSVTKEKKVLADADKCLGLLEEGKSFGAAVGGSGLMTGLSAGLLSAGVKAGAAEEAMAEAARRYKEAADERISIAVGRVEPAIVIVLCVMVGLVLLSVMLPLTAIMNSIG, from the coding sequence ATGGAAACAAAAATCAAAAAACTCACGGACGAAGAACTGGGGGCGTTCAGCCGCGAGCTGGCGATGATCATGCAGGCCGGAATTTTGCCTTCGGATGCAATTGCGGCAATGAAAACAGATTGCACGGACAATCGGGAGATGGAAATCCTCGAGAAGCTGTATACCAAATTGGAAGCCGGGAGTCCGCTTTGGGAAGCTGCGGAAGGTGCCGGCGTTTTTCCGGCGTACATGCTGAGCATGCTGAAACTGGGAGAGACCTCGGGGAAACTTCAACAGGTATGCACGCGTTTGGCTGAGCATTATGAGCGGCTTGCCGAGATTTCGTCGAGTGTCCGCCGTGCGGTGACCTATCCGCTGATTCTGCTGCTGTTGATGGTCATCGTCGTTATGGTGCTGACGGTCAGCGTACTTCCGGTTTTCGCCGGAGTTTACAACGATTTAGGTATCGAGGTTTCAGCTACGACAATGGCACTGCTCCATTTCGGAGAAGCGTCTAAATGGGTGGCATTCGGCATTGCTATTTTGACAGCATTTGTGGGATTTGCCATGCTGATTATGACAGCGCAGGAAAAAGGCAGGGAACGGGTGCGGGAGATCGGTTCGGCGATTTTCGGGGGCAAAAAACTCGCACGCGAAATGGCACTCTCCGATTTTTGCTCTGCGGCAGCGATGCTTTTAGCCGGCGGTGCGACCTACAGTGAAGCGATTAAAGGCGGAATGAGCGTTACTAAGGAAAAAAAGGTACTGGCGGATGCCGATAAATGCTTGGGATTGCTGGAAGAAGGGAAATCTTTCGGCGCGGCTGTCGGCGGCAGCGGTCTGATGACCGGTTTATCGGCGGGACTGCTCTCGGCGGGTGTAAAAGCGGGTGCAGCGGAAGAAGCGATGGCAGAAGCGGCACGCAGATACAAGGAAGCAGCCGATGAGCGCATCTCAATCGCGGTCGGTAGGGTCGAACCCGCAATTGTCATCGTGTTGTGCGTGATGGTGGGTTT
- a CDS encoding BTAD domain-containing putative transcriptional regulator yields the protein MDVKSENSSLRTAAAAVTADNSDPVYISMLGRFEIRAGNGVVSDATNRSMKMWNFLAYIITNRGKRISHEEFFDLLWGSDDNESENLISALKTLLYRVRAFLSPIDPAGELIIAQRGSYCWNPESKCVVDVEQFERLCKRAAIKGLSDEEAIDYYAKALRLYRGDFLQKLSGELWVITLQTHYHTMYLNAVYSISELLQTNGRYAEMEEYCTKALQTDAMDEKLYCLLITALLRQGKEQAAMDKYKTITDLLYRNLGVKPSEELHGLYEEIMKIQKDYETDLSAIFDDLRESEKAAGAFYCEYGFFREAYRLEARRAARLGLSIYVALMTVSAQSGKMPPMKSVVSVMDKLQQSILTSLRKGDVVSKYSPQQFVIMLPALTFEDGEMVMRRIISAFYKNNRKNWMTISYKLQQIELAE from the coding sequence ATGGACGTGAAATCCGAGAATAGCTCGCTCAGAACTGCAGCAGCGGCTGTGACCGCCGATAATTCCGATCCGGTATACATCTCAATGCTCGGGCGTTTCGAGATTCGTGCCGGAAACGGCGTTGTTTCCGATGCGACCAACCGTTCGATGAAGATGTGGAATTTTCTGGCGTATATCATCACAAACCGAGGCAAACGCATTTCTCACGAGGAATTTTTTGATCTTCTGTGGGGAAGTGATGATAATGAGAGTGAAAATCTGATCAGCGCCCTGAAAACCCTGCTTTATCGCGTAAGAGCGTTTTTGTCCCCGATCGATCCCGCAGGAGAACTGATCATTGCGCAGCGGGGCAGTTATTGTTGGAATCCCGAGTCAAAATGTGTGGTGGACGTCGAACAGTTTGAACGGCTTTGTAAACGGGCCGCAATCAAAGGACTGTCCGATGAAGAGGCCATTGATTATTACGCAAAGGCGCTGCGTCTTTACCGGGGCGACTTTTTGCAGAAATTATCGGGTGAACTCTGGGTCATTACCCTCCAGACCCATTATCACACCATGTATTTGAACGCCGTCTACAGCATCTCCGAACTGCTGCAGACCAACGGCCGGTACGCCGAGATGGAAGAATACTGTACCAAGGCACTGCAGACCGACGCGATGGATGAAAAACTTTACTGCCTGCTGATTACGGCATTGCTTCGTCAGGGAAAAGAGCAGGCGGCAATGGATAAATACAAGACCATTACCGATCTTTTATACCGCAATCTCGGCGTAAAGCCCTCCGAGGAACTGCACGGGTTGTACGAGGAGATCATGAAGATTCAAAAGGATTATGAAACGGATCTTTCGGCGATCTTCGACGACCTGCGTGAATCCGAAAAAGCGGCGGGGGCATTTTATTGCGAATACGGCTTCTTCCGCGAAGCCTACCGGCTTGAAGCCCGACGTGCGGCTCGATTGGGACTGTCGATTTATGTGGCGCTGATGACCGTCTCGGCACAGAGCGGGAAAATGCCGCCGATGAAATCCGTCGTCTCGGTGATGGACAAGCTACAGCAGAGTATTTTGACTTCACTGCGGAAAGGCGACGTCGTATCCAAATACAGCCCCCAACAGTTCGTCATCATGCTGCCGGCGCTGACATTTGAGGACGGAGAGATGGTTATGCGGCGAATTATCTCCGCTTTTTATAAGAATAACCGAAAAAATTGGATGACGATCAGTTATAAATTACAGCAGATTGAGTTGGCCGAATAG